The Zobellia alginiliquefaciens genome contains a region encoding:
- a CDS encoding LacI family DNA-binding transcriptional regulator, whose protein sequence is MAKKITIYDLAQKLNISPATVSRSLNDHPAISQKTKNKVLLAARETGYRTNKFAANLSTQKSNTIGVIVPKLNSNFMSTVLSGIEKIANDIGYNLIISQSLESEEKEKLNAKTLFDSGVDALLVSLAYETENFDHFTTYTERKIPLLFFDRVCDLPNCPTISIDNHAAGFDATQHLIQQGCRNIVHISGSLKRNVYADRFDGYQRALHKNGIEFHKENLYESDLSIENVQKFVERIKDSKHKVDGIFVSNDTFAVHCIKELKKEGYKIPEDIKIIGFNNDPVSEVISPNLSTIEYPGYKMGMLAGQSIISHLSGSINIQSADQILIKHKLIIRESTKI, encoded by the coding sequence ATGGCAAAGAAAATCACGATATATGACTTGGCGCAGAAACTGAACATCTCGCCCGCAACTGTTAGTAGAAGCTTAAACGACCACCCCGCTATAAGTCAAAAGACCAAAAACAAAGTGCTTTTGGCCGCCAGGGAAACAGGATATAGAACCAATAAATTTGCAGCTAACTTAAGTACACAGAAATCCAACACTATAGGCGTTATTGTACCCAAACTGAATTCCAACTTTATGTCTACCGTCTTGTCCGGTATAGAAAAAATTGCAAATGACATTGGCTATAACTTAATTATTAGTCAGTCTTTAGAGTCCGAGGAAAAAGAAAAGTTGAATGCAAAAACTCTATTTGATAGCGGTGTGGATGCTCTACTTGTTTCACTGGCTTACGAAACTGAAAACTTTGATCATTTCACCACGTATACGGAAAGAAAAATTCCTTTATTATTTTTTGATAGGGTATGTGATTTACCAAATTGCCCTACTATTTCTATAGACAACCATGCCGCAGGGTTTGATGCCACCCAACATTTGATTCAGCAGGGCTGCAGAAATATAGTTCATATAAGCGGTAGCCTAAAGCGAAACGTTTATGCTGACAGGTTTGACGGATACCAAAGGGCGCTGCACAAAAATGGCATAGAATTTCACAAAGAGAACTTATACGAAAGTGACCTTAGTATAGAGAATGTACAGAAATTTGTTGAGCGCATCAAAGACTCCAAACATAAGGTTGATGGTATTTTTGTATCGAACGATACATTTGCGGTACACTGTATAAAAGAATTGAAAAAGGAAGGATACAAAATTCCTGAGGACATAAAAATTATTGGTTTCAATAACGACCCCGTCTCTGAGGTTATTTCTCCCAACTTGAGCACCATTGAATACCCTGGTTATAAAATGGGTATGCTGGCCGGACAAAGTATAATCAGTCACTTGAGCGGGTCTATCAACATTCAGTCTGCGGATCAAATACTAATCAAACACAAATTAATCATAAGAGAATCTACCAAGATTTAA
- a CDS encoding SusC/RagA family TonB-linked outer membrane protein, whose protein sequence is MKQLLSHFKLFKRTPLLFGLVLFFSFPALAQDDFTVTGKVTDEYDAPLPGASVVEKGTTNGVSTDFDGNFSIQVSNRDAILMISYIGYAEKNVSIAGNNQISTSLEPSASSLDEVVVVGYGAVKKKDLTGSVAQVDAAELSNQSVNSVTDVLRGNVAGLNIGFSASPKGTSQIQIRGSNSLSAGTSPLIVVDGMLYTGDLSDINPADIDKLDVLKDASSAAVYGARGAGGVILVTTKRGSSDKPKITINTSVGFASEQNPVKPYSPDGYADWRVDVFKSSRGQLASENPGIFDNPNNLPDGVSVDEWLAYTGAQGDPTTVWLTRIGFQDVEVQNYLAGKSIDWYDKIMQTGFRNEQNVSISGRNGGLNYYWSVGRTSNEGIVVGEKFEALRSRLNLDATINDWLTVGMNTQFAKRNEGFIPADQNQVFNSSPWGSEFNDEGTLLRISPQDDPGAGASSAFLRPTYDDLVDLEHTFNSRVYAKVQLPLGFSYELGFTNRLDIEEYFVHASSLNPNNVVGRAQRWNRKQKEYQLDNIIRWDKSVNKHTFGLTALFYAEKFETYTTIANANTFEPSDALGFSNLQAGTNQTVFTDDEETTGDAIMTRFNYNYDSRYNLSLTMRRDGYSAFGLNNKRAYFPSVGGAWTISEENFFKSDFVTFLKLRASYGENGNRGFGSARGITTNPNPGGFRTFNNERGLGAYAQLSELSGGNYLNVDGGTVTPVPTFNNNTIANPDLRWERTKAVNLGLDFSFAGGIVEGSLDAYRNVTTDLIVRRQLPSVIGFNEVFTNLGEVQNKGLEFVVSTQNYNRENFSWNTSFNFSLNRNQINELYGDLDEDGNELDDLTTQRFIGQPTDIIWDYEVQGVWQTEEAAEAAALGFEPGDFKLRDVNGDGIFTDADKVFVGNRSPQFSMGMSNRFSFLKNFDFSFEWYARLGQKRVFNEAKNRNGFVDRVNSPQTPYWTPENPLDDYARLFSNDGPGFNVYRSASFVRLSNITLAYRLPQSLLSKLSMSSARIYANIRNAAVWAPDWDFYDPEGSNVNGASRGSDGLFDANGREPTPRFFTLGVDISL, encoded by the coding sequence ATGAAACAACTATTAAGCCATTTTAAGCTATTTAAACGAACGCCACTTCTCTTCGGGCTCGTGCTATTTTTTAGTTTCCCAGCACTAGCTCAAGACGATTTTACTGTAACAGGAAAAGTTACAGATGAGTATGATGCGCCTTTGCCAGGGGCCTCGGTTGTTGAAAAAGGAACAACCAATGGGGTGTCTACGGATTTTGATGGTAATTTTTCCATTCAAGTATCCAATCGGGATGCTATTTTGATGATTAGTTATATCGGTTACGCAGAAAAAAATGTTTCCATAGCTGGTAATAATCAAATAAGCACTTCTTTGGAGCCAAGTGCTTCCTCACTGGATGAAGTGGTTGTAGTAGGATATGGGGCTGTAAAGAAAAAGGATTTAACCGGTTCAGTTGCGCAGGTTGATGCTGCTGAACTTTCCAATCAATCCGTAAATTCTGTCACTGATGTTTTACGAGGAAATGTAGCTGGTTTAAATATTGGATTTTCTGCGTCACCTAAAGGAACCAGTCAGATTCAAATAAGAGGTAGCAATAGTTTGTCAGCTGGTACAAGTCCTTTAATTGTCGTAGACGGTATGCTTTACACAGGAGACCTTTCCGATATTAATCCTGCTGATATTGATAAATTGGATGTGTTAAAGGACGCGAGTTCTGCCGCGGTCTATGGAGCCCGCGGTGCTGGTGGAGTAATTTTGGTTACTACTAAAAGAGGTTCTAGTGATAAACCTAAAATAACTATTAATACTAGTGTTGGTTTTGCAAGTGAACAAAATCCGGTGAAACCATATAGCCCAGATGGATATGCAGATTGGCGTGTTGATGTCTTTAAAAGTAGTAGAGGGCAACTGGCTTCTGAAAACCCTGGCATATTTGATAACCCAAATAACCTTCCTGATGGGGTTTCAGTAGATGAATGGCTAGCTTATACAGGTGCACAAGGTGACCCTACGACTGTGTGGTTAACGAGAATAGGTTTTCAAGATGTTGAAGTCCAGAATTACTTAGCAGGTAAGAGTATTGACTGGTATGACAAGATTATGCAAACTGGGTTTAGGAATGAACAAAATGTTAGTATTTCGGGTCGCAATGGTGGATTGAATTATTATTGGTCTGTTGGACGAACCTCTAATGAAGGTATTGTTGTGGGAGAAAAATTTGAGGCACTTCGGTCACGTTTAAACTTAGATGCTACCATTAACGATTGGCTAACTGTAGGTATGAATACGCAATTTGCTAAAAGAAATGAAGGGTTTATTCCGGCCGACCAAAATCAGGTTTTTAATTCATCGCCTTGGGGTTCAGAATTTAATGATGAAGGTACATTGTTAAGAATAAGTCCTCAAGATGATCCGGGTGCAGGCGCATCATCGGCTTTCTTACGACCTACATATGATGATTTGGTAGATTTAGAACATACATTCAACTCAAGAGTATATGCAAAAGTGCAATTGCCATTAGGCTTTTCTTATGAATTGGGATTTACTAATCGACTGGATATTGAGGAATATTTTGTACATGCTTCTTCTTTAAATCCTAACAATGTTGTTGGTCGTGCGCAACGATGGAACAGAAAACAGAAGGAATATCAACTTGACAATATTATACGTTGGGATAAAAGTGTTAACAAACATACTTTTGGTTTAACCGCGTTGTTCTACGCAGAGAAGTTTGAGACTTACACGACAATTGCGAATGCAAATACATTTGAACCGAGTGATGCCTTAGGTTTTAGCAATCTACAAGCAGGTACAAATCAAACGGTTTTTACCGATGATGAAGAGACGACGGGCGATGCTATCATGACTAGATTTAATTATAACTACGATTCTAGGTACAATCTAAGTTTAACAATGAGACGAGATGGTTATTCGGCATTTGGTCTGAATAATAAGCGAGCCTACTTTCCTTCAGTAGGCGGGGCATGGACAATTTCAGAAGAGAACTTTTTCAAATCTGATTTTGTAACCTTTTTGAAATTAAGAGCTTCTTACGGTGAAAACGGAAATCGAGGCTTCGGTAGTGCTAGAGGTATTACAACAAATCCTAATCCAGGCGGATTTAGAACATTTAATAATGAAAGAGGTTTAGGAGCTTACGCCCAATTATCAGAATTATCCGGCGGTAATTACCTAAATGTAGATGGAGGTACGGTAACCCCTGTTCCAACATTCAATAATAATACCATAGCAAATCCGGACCTGCGTTGGGAGAGAACAAAAGCAGTTAACTTGGGCCTGGATTTTAGTTTTGCAGGTGGTATTGTAGAAGGGTCTTTAGATGCATACCGCAATGTCACTACTGATTTAATTGTAAGAAGACAATTGCCGAGCGTAATTGGTTTTAATGAAGTTTTTACGAATTTGGGAGAGGTTCAAAACAAAGGACTTGAATTTGTGGTTTCTACGCAGAATTATAACCGTGAAAATTTTAGTTGGAATACAAGCTTTAACTTTTCCTTAAATAGAAATCAGATTAACGAACTATATGGAGACTTAGATGAAGATGGGAATGAGCTTGATGATTTAACAACACAGCGTTTTATTGGTCAACCTACAGATATAATATGGGATTATGAAGTGCAAGGGGTCTGGCAAACAGAAGAAGCTGCGGAAGCAGCGGCCCTTGGTTTTGAACCGGGAGATTTTAAGTTAAGGGATGTTAATGGTGATGGTATATTTACTGATGCCGATAAAGTTTTTGTAGGTAATCGTTCCCCGCAGTTTAGTATGGGTATGTCTAACCGTTTCTCCTTTTTGAAAAATTTTGACTTCTCATTTGAATGGTATGCCAGACTAGGCCAAAAAAGAGTTTTTAATGAAGCAAAAAATAGAAATGGCTTTGTGGATAGGGTAAACTCTCCACAAACTCCCTATTGGACACCAGAAAACCCATTGGACGATTATGCCCGTTTATTTTCTAACGATGGGCCGGGTTTTAATGTGTATAGAAGTGCTTCGTTCGTTAGGTTGAGCAATATAACATTGGCTTACAGACTTCCTCAAAGTTTATTGTCAAAGTTGTCAATGTCAAGTGCACGCATCTATGCTAATATTAGAAATGCTGCTGTTTGGGCACCTGATTGGGATTTCTATGATCCAGAAGGATCAAATGTCAATGGGGCATCTAGGGGTTCTGATGGTTTGTTTGATGCCAATGGTCGAGAACCAACACCTAGATTCTTCACTTTAGGAGTTGATATTAGTCTATAA
- a CDS encoding ThuA domain-containing protein, with protein MKKNITALFLFVSGLIFSQHIEEFKITDEWLAKMEQLAPSETTVKNVAKKKILVFSKATGFDHWTIPHNTEMLKILGKKTGAFEIHIAYDIDSFEKNSLKKYNAVVFNNCNPSGPKRDLFWDLLQMNSNLSDNKIAALSKQYETNLLNYVASGGGLMILHGAITVQNNSKEFSKMTGGSFDYHPKQQEMHVKEVDPKHPLVQAFNGNGLTHVDEPYFFNNAYFDYNFRPLLYIEIDKLEGMKKEVDEKVNYVSWIKRHGKGRVFYSSPSHNAQSLDHPELLQFFLDGLQYVVGDLECDDSPIGK; from the coding sequence ATGAAGAAAAATATTACTGCCCTATTTCTATTTGTTTCCGGTCTCATTTTTTCTCAGCATATTGAAGAATTTAAAATTACAGATGAATGGCTTGCCAAAATGGAACAGTTGGCGCCTTCTGAAACTACCGTAAAAAATGTAGCCAAAAAGAAAATATTAGTTTTTTCGAAGGCTACGGGATTTGATCATTGGACCATACCGCATAACACCGAAATGCTGAAAATTTTAGGAAAAAAAACAGGCGCGTTTGAAATACACATAGCATATGATATTGATAGTTTTGAAAAAAATAGCCTGAAAAAGTACAATGCCGTAGTCTTCAACAATTGCAACCCATCAGGACCAAAGCGTGATTTATTTTGGGACTTATTACAAATGAATTCCAACCTTTCCGATAATAAGATAGCTGCTCTTTCCAAACAATATGAAACCAATTTATTGAATTACGTGGCCAGCGGAGGTGGTCTAATGATACTGCACGGAGCTATCACGGTTCAAAACAATTCTAAAGAGTTTAGTAAAATGACGGGAGGAAGCTTTGACTATCACCCTAAGCAACAAGAAATGCATGTTAAGGAAGTAGATCCTAAACACCCTTTAGTCCAAGCTTTTAACGGAAACGGACTTACACATGTTGATGAACCTTATTTTTTTAATAATGCCTACTTTGATTACAACTTTAGACCCTTGCTTTATATTGAAATAGATAAGTTGGAGGGCATGAAAAAAGAGGTTGATGAAAAGGTCAATTATGTTTCATGGATCAAGAGACATGGCAAAGGTCGCGTTTTTTACAGCTCACCTTCTCACAATGCACAAAGCTTGGATCACCCTGAGCTCCTCCAGTTCTTCTTGGATGGCCTACAATATGTTGTGGGCGACCTTGAATGTGACGACTCTCCAATAGGAAAATAG